One genomic region from Sphingobacterium sp. UGAL515B_05 encodes:
- a CDS encoding FKBP-type peptidyl-prolyl cis-trans isomerase codes for MKKLLSPLFMGFAAIAFLIVSCNKSDDAPVYDANAQFKTDSVTLKNYVSQNYPDAQYNSETGIWYEILAEGTGNYEYKVVDTLNGKYLKYKPTVKYVGKLLSGSVFDQTDTAKEFEIITNTGYQYPFYSTIIPAWTFAFAPQKIGDMKLGGLTEKGLQKGSKIHIMAPSLYGYQNQAVGTIPANSPLDFVIEVTDIK; via the coding sequence ATGAAAAAACTGTTATCACCACTATTCATGGGATTTGCAGCAATCGCTTTCCTTATTGTCAGCTGTAACAAAAGCGACGATGCGCCGGTTTATGATGCGAATGCACAATTTAAAACGGATTCTGTAACACTTAAAAATTACGTTAGCCAAAATTACCCTGATGCACAATACAACAGCGAAACGGGAATTTGGTATGAAATTCTTGCCGAAGGAACAGGGAACTATGAGTATAAAGTGGTTGATACATTAAATGGCAAATATTTAAAATATAAACCGACTGTAAAATACGTTGGAAAATTATTGAGTGGAAGTGTATTTGATCAAACTGATACTGCCAAAGAATTTGAAATCATCACAAACACGGGGTATCAATATCCATTTTACAGCACTATTATTCCTGCTTGGACCTTCGCATTTGCTCCGCAAAAAATCGGTGACATGAAATTAGGCGGCTTAACGGAAAAAGGTCTACAAAAGGGCAGTAAAATTCACATCATGGCACCTTCCCTTTATGGATACCAAAACCAGGCTGTGGGAACTATTCCGGCAAACTCGCCATTGGATTTTGTCATTGAAGTAACGGATATCAAATAA